A stretch of DNA from Lotus japonicus ecotype B-129 chromosome 4, LjGifu_v1.2:
TTTCCCTTCACCGTAtaacaatccaaaagaaagaaaggacaGAAGCACATTGTGATAATAATCATGAAAAGAATGTAGAAGGCTAGCATGAATGCATGGCCATGATGATAGCAGAATACACCATATGTGGTGCACAAATACCTGAATTTTTATGATGCGGTTGCGTATTTTCAAGAAATCTTTTCTTCCTTTCCACCCATGATATCTCTTTTGAATCCTTAAAGCTGCAAAATGTAAATAATCCTCAAAGTGACCCATATTCTGAACCTTGTTCAAAGAATCAGCAACCAGGTCAAGTACTGCTTCAGAATTATCACTGCTACTTTTGGCTAATTGTCTCTGACAGAATGATCTTGCTCTAAAGGCTGCTTGGATTGAAGCAGCTGCATGAGCTGATTTTCGTAAAGCAACGAGTGACTCTTTCATACAATGCTGCTCATCCATTGTCATATTAGGCGAGTCACCTTCTGCAGTCTCAAAAGCATTGTCAGCTTCTGTGGTTGTGACGATGTTgtacatttcattttcattgaCAGTACTTAATATAGATAATTGACTTTTCAGATCTGCCTCAGCCAAATACCCGGCAATGCCTTTATGTCCTCTACTTGAAGCTAAATCAGCTGCTGTATGTCCTCGAGGAAATGCTGATGTTGGATCCTGAACGGCACCTGGGGCCGCACCTAATTTGACTAGCACAATCACAGTTTCTTCTCTGAAAGGGAGGGAACATAGAACAGAGCACGGATGcacatttaaaatttatatatttagcCCATTAGATACACAACACTTAAAATTTGGAGACATAAAACTCAAGTGCAGAGAACAATTACACTGAGAATCATCCCCAACGGCATGACATAAGGCATATGCATTTACAGTATAGATGGAAAAGAAATTTGAAGTATCGAAAAGCAAGACTCACGTGTTGCATATACAATATAATTTCATTTCTCTGAAGAGTAAATAGAAATGTAATGATACAGGAATGAAACAAGCCTAAGTCATACACCTTTGTTCTAACACCAGCATATGCCCAATCTGGAGAAAAGTCATGGATACTAAATAGTTGTTCCTGGGAAAGGCAAGGGCCTAATGAATCCAACGTAAAAAGGACTCACATGGGGGAAGCATCATGACCAGTACACTATATAAAGAACAAACTAACATGATTGCATAAGAAAAATCCAGAAGATCACACGATATAAGTTAGTCATCTTATCAAGCATGAAAATCATGCACAATATAGACCTCAAGAtcatacaataataattattttgtttATATGCACTTGAGATGTTATGGATAGAATTAGGGAGAGGGAAGAACAGAGAGAATAGAGAGGGAAACAAGGGAAAAGGAGTATCATTATCATTAACAACATACCAATTACATAGTGTATACTACCTTATATAGCTAACTAGACTCCTAACCCAAATGCATGTGTAACATGAGATGTGTTGACTAAACAAGTGATTTTTTCCTACTGTTAAGGCTTTCTGCTTCATACTCAGGTGAATAGCTCTCCCTGTACTCGAGGCTATAAAGATAATGAGGAAGGGTAAAACTGAAAAGAAAGTCAAGACAGGGCGTCAAGGTTTAAATTTTGTTGAAAATTGCAATTACTACACCTGATTAACAGTTTTTGAAGCTCCTGTAACAGGCTGGATATACACGTCGGTGATGAGCCTATCTTTGGAAATCATGTGATCTTGCATTTTGCAAACTGCATCTAACCTTGAATTGCctagtttaagaacagtgaagtcCACTTCCGGGCCATCAATCGATCCTTCAACATGAAGTTGTTTGTCATGGATACAAACAGTATTTAGGCCAGAATTCTGAATTAATCCCAAGGGAGACAAGCCATTCCCATGAGAAAAGTTAGGGAGAGAAGATGTCCATGATGACATAATGGGATTCCTCAGTAAccctaaataaaaaaatcacatattCAAAAATCCACTGCCATTATAAACAGCCATGGGCCAAATAAACAAATAAGTTAAAGGCATAAGAGTGAGGGAGGAACAAGGCAATGCCCATTCTCTTTGTCACTAAAATCTTCATTTGACTaatgacaaaacaaaaaaatgatcGTGTCCCAAGATGAATTGAAATGGATCAACATGTCAATAGGTTCAATTTACTTCACAAAGTTTAGGGACAGGCAATAGTTTTGAAAtagtaaaatgaaataattCCACAAATATAATGATGCATGCTATTCTGTAAAAGAGCATTATGAAAGGTCAGTAAGATAAAACCATAAATTTGAAAACCTGCATTATTGCTACTTTGTCATGAGAGCAGTCCTGGCACTCGGGAGCTACTTGCCGTGAAATTAACACTTAAGAGAATTGACAGCAAACATATTCCTATTCTATTTCATCACTCCTCACAACTTGAATGAATTTTATGCCTATAATTCAGGCAACTTACCAGTGGCTTCATCTGCAAGCTGTGGTGCACTGTGTGGCATGGGATTGCTGATAGGTTGAGCATGAGGACCATTCAGTGAGTTGTCTTCCTCATACTCCGAAGCTTGTCCATTCAGATCATCTTTATTTGCAGTTGGTGTCAAAGATGTTTGAACAACACATGTTGGTGAGCTGATTTTGTTAGAGAAAGGCGCTGAACCACTTCGAGAGCTACCAACCAAGGTTACTGGAACTACAGGCAATTTTGTGATGCCAGACTTGCAGCCCTGTTAAGTGTGAAACATGGAATAATATAGCAACAAACCTCTTAAACAAGCACATTTGATAGATAACAATAAGATCAGAAGATCCATTGACAGGTCAATCCATAGTCAGTGTTCACAATGGTCACAACCCATAAAAGCagtttattataaattaaaCACACTAGGAAGAAAGATAGCAGAAATAAAATCAGTATAGTCATGCTTAATACTAATCAGATTAACATGGACTCCGGTTCAATTAACAGCATCATATCGAAATAATTTTAAATGGTATATAAGAAAAAATGTTAAAGAGAAGAACAATTGCAGACCTCTTTAACTTTTCGATAATGCACCAGGACAATGTGCTCTAGCTGCCTGCAATCAAAACAATGATCACAATGAAAGACAAATTATCAATCTAACACTATAACACAGGCCTGGAGTCGTGGAACAGACTGTGAGGCTATGAAAATCATATCCTTCAAATGATGAGCCCATTAAAATGAGGGCCTGCATGGTGTAGTCCATTTAGCATGCGGATCAAAATGGTTTGGATGCAGGCTAGCCCCACTTAGGCAAGCAATGTATTAGTTTCCCAAGGTTCTCatcaatttattaataaaactgTTAAGTTTTCATCAACTTATAAAATGACATTTTTGTTAGTTAGTTAAATCATAATAATGGTCATAAATTAGTATTCTATTTTCTTATCTTAAAAACTATGTAGAAAATGATCCATGATATTAAGAGAATTTAAGAGGTTAATGGTTTATCTTTAAACTTTATACATGATCAGACATCATGGTTCCTTTTGATTCATGTAGCCACCCCATCTATTGTGAAAAGGTTTGGTTGTAGTGgttgttatttttattataaaaagtaAGCACCATCCTGAATATTCTCTAAAAATATCAAAGATAGGAACTACAGATCCTTAAATCAACAGGAAGACAAAAACTCACTCATCAAGCATCCAATAACTTCTTCGTTGAAAGTTTTCATTATCCTCACCGTGGGCATAGTAACAATGCAAGACATCCACACTACCAGCCTACACTCAACAATAGAGGGCAATGAGAATAATTATAAAACTAGGGGAAAATGGCACTGTACATACATATTAAAACCAGAAACCTAGAAAGTAAATACAATTGCATTGAGTTACATGAAATGGAACTTGAATGAAATATTAAATGTCAAGGAATGGAAGAATCAAGTGCCTGTTGGCTAAGAAATTGGAAGAAAAAAACTCATTTCTTTAGTACAATACCACGAGACCTTGACCATATGAAAGTCATACAATCATAGGTTCAAATAAGGTTTAAGAATAACTGAACACTTTAAGAGGTTCATCTTTCTTAGATATCAAGACTACTGAATTGTCAAATTTTAATGACCAACATTTTTAAAATAGTTAAATAGCTATGAATCTCAGGACCACCCTAAAGCTACATGCTTACACAACTAGTCACACTTTTAACATATTACCATCGTCTTTTTGTGGAAAACTAACAGGCACAACAATTTGATCCATGTAACAGGTTCAATTAAAATAATGATTTTAAAAAAGTGAAACTTACAACTAATATAATGGACAGAAGCACACCTTTAACTTTTCATGAGCTTCTCTTATGGTCTTCCCATCTTTTTTCTTCCTCCACCGATGACCATCCTTGCGAAAGTAACGAAGTGCTTTTCGATCAAATAAGAATACTGATCCAGCTGGAAACAAATAACAACAGATTATGTCAAATTAACACTCCACCTTCCTATCAAGCATGTGTATTTTATTTAAAGGCGTGTATAGCTATAAAGATTAGGCCTTTCACTTGGAGTTTTGGTGAACTACTTGAGTTCTATCATGACTTTTTCCAGTTTCTCCATCTAAGATGAATTAAAAACAGATCACGCAAATTCCAGATTATGAAGTGTGACTTGTTCAATGTTTTATATCATTCCTCACTAAATCAGATAAAGGAATCAAAGGGCTGTGGGGTGTGTGAGCTTGTTTACCAATTTGTAATCCTTATCCACCAAGCCTCCAAAGTGTGGAAATTCCCAAGACAATGTTTTATGCCCCAAATCCAGTAAAGGGTATTCTCTTTCCTTGAGTGTAGCCCAAAAGCCATAGTCAATTAAGGGATAAACTTCAGGTTAAAAAAAGCAATACCTGGAGGCCTAACAGGTGGAGCAGATGTTAATTCAAACCTCTGATAATTGCAAAGTATCTTGCATATCTCAGCTGATCGAAGCCAACGCTGCTTTGCTTCTTGTAGTATCTCTTCAAGCTCTGCCAAATTCCAGGAATCATCCAAAAAGAGTTATATTATACATAAGAACAAATCAAAACCAAACTGGAATACATTACTGTATTTAAATACTAATGAAAATATATGGTACTCCACAGACAATGCACTGATTCACTTGGCACAATCATCAGTTCAAATATATAAAAGGGGTTTAATTCATCCTAAATCCATAATATGTACGAACATGATTGAAACAAGCAAgccaaagagaaagaaaatgacaTCATAGACAGTGACACATGCATGTACATATTTTGATGAAAAATCAGGTGCATGCATGAAGAATTAAAACTTCCAATAGAAACCActaagaagtcccacattggatgaTTAGAGGAGTGTTAATCACTTTATAACTGAGATGACTCATACACCCATTGTCTTAAGGTTTtaggtgaaagatgtggtgtctaaTCCACTTGTGATTTGCTCATACCAATGTGGATGATCCCCTAGTTTTATCCTCTTGCGGCCTatcagtggtatcagagcctggtaAGTCCGACCATGgtgacggctccttgtgtcgaaagtcttcctggCAATGGTAGCTAGGCGGCCTGTCCCGTTGATGGAGATCCAACGACGGTTCAAGTAGATTGAAGCTTCCGCTTGagatggactcacacttgagggggagattgttgggaattaaagtgtgagtaagaaatcCCACATTGGATGATTAGAGGAGTGATaagcactttataagtgagaggactcatacacccattgccttaaggttttgggtgaaagatgtggtgtctaaTCCACTTGTGATTTACTCATGTTAGCCCAATGTGGATGATCTCCCGATTTTATCCTCTTGCGGCCTACCAGCATGTCATCTTGTGGATGTAGGGGACGTCGGAAGGGGCGGCGAGGCAGATGCGGGTGAACACAAGGTGACGGTGTGTGGTAGTTTCCGGCAATGATGTGGCCGCGGGAGTTGGTGCGGGTGGCGGTGCTGCAGCGGCCATGGGTGGATTCGATGAGggttttttcactttttatgaGAATGGGTAATGGGTGCCCTTTGTCGGGATCCTCACAATGCTTGGGGatgtatatatagttattcaaattaattcaaaacattaaagaaaaattacaattaaaattataatttgttGTGGATAATATGGCTAGATAAACTATAGAATGAATTTCATGATCTCCATATACTCTCTTTTACTTGAAACATAACTTGTTTTGGTGAAACTAAACCCAAGTGCTAGTCTTTAGACATAATCTCTTCTTTGCTTCTGAAACTAGTTCATCTccaaaccaaatatatattcCTTTTTTAATTTCTTGTGCTATAAACCACTCTTTCTTATAGTGATTGGTATTTCCCACAATCCATGTGGTTCGACAATATTTTGCATTACTTCGAGCATACCGTATACTTGCGGATAGCGTATCAAGTTTTTGGTGTCGTTGTCGGAGATTGTGTTGATTTGCCAATTTTCGGTTGTTTTTGCTCTTTAGATCATTTTTACGTTCTTGCtgagttttgttgttggaatatGTGCTTTCGACTGTGTGTTCTTGTATGTGAGGTTCAGTTGATCCTAAATCATTTCTTTTTGATCCAGAGATCGATAGGACTTACTGGCGAAGGCGAGCACAATAAAGGAGGACAAATCAAGCCATTGTGGAATCATCCCAACTTCGATGAGGAGGTGAAGGCTTGAGGTAACTACAATAATTCTTACTCCAACACTTACAATCTTGGTGGGAGGAATCATCCCAACTTTTCATGGCGGAATCAGAACCAAAAACCCTCCAGGATGACATACTTAGACACCATGTGTATCTGATTAAGTTGTTGAATATTCGTTCTCATTTTTCACGTGATTGGGATGTTCGTCTTTGTTATATCCCGAGAGATGCTAATGAGCATGTAGGTTGTTTTGCTAGAATGAGAGCTAGTCTTCAAGGCCCACTTACCATCCTTGATAACTCTTTTGATTGCTTTATAGCGATGTGCTAGGCGtgtatttttgtttgtttgtttgtttttttttgttatagaGGAAAAATAAACAGCAAACAGAACTACACAGACGCGTCTAACTATAAGAATTCATAAACAGCAGATGGTGGTTGCCCCCATATCTGGTGTTGAGTTCCTTCCCTCGATGCCTTCCTAGCATaaatgttggtaaatccgcaagtgtacggaatccacccggttttaaatatcgaaccacagggattgtgagtgactaaatttagtttaagctttgagattgaaggttggttttattgaataagagatatgttgaagtagtaataaggaaaaaggaaaataaaaagacaattcagaaaataacatgctttgggttcttgttcaactagtcaatctaagcacatcattctatgcacatgttctcatggatctctccttggtgatatagcctagttactcacttattgattcctcacataagcaattctctcatactaaaagctaagcccaattccttgtgtacttagtcatttatatgaggttttagatcatgcaatttcaggccatcaaaccccaacccttcctctattcctagtagcaagtatagaaggggtaatcccaaatcagttccctaatctataacaaacttccgttctgattatagaatagtataaagcaagcatgcatacaagcttagattgaaattcagaaaatgggattcaagggaagaagaagaacatgtgggaaagaacttaagattataactcaaatataaaaagtcttacaaagaaatccaaagcaaaagaagagagattagccaagcatggcaagaaccatgcttggctaaaaacctgaattacaagcttagaagcccTCCCACACTCTCTtagatgctcctctacctctgagtttatgtaaaaatgaaagtagtatccaAGATTGCAAaggaaaatgactaaaatcctatttataggcaaaataagcgaggctgggctgttctgggcgcttaggcgccaattcagagcgcctgagcgccaattccatcttgaaaacatgctctctggagctaattggcgcctacccAGCGCCTGccaacgcctaggcgctccagctcgcttgaaaaggactttttggcttctgaaactcctcttttcaatcctctttaagttctccatcaattccatgcttcttggcattctttctccttcagtttctgctctccaaacctaaccaacaagtcaaggaagattctagaagctccaagagctcattagcacaagaggtccttcataaaacaaaaggaaatcatgcaagtcctaaacttaacttaaaatgcaagaaagctccctataaaactacaaaattaccaaaacaaaacaaagactcaagaaaagataaaaatgcatgagaatgcatgaaacactacatgagacacaagaaaaagactcaaaacctacaagtaaaaaccctaaaaacatcatataaacccgggtcatcaataAAGTATTGAAAAAATGCTTTACTCAAGATTAAAACTAGAACTAAGTTCTCCAAAAAAGAAAGTGAGGTAAAGAGTTGGATGCAAACACTACTAAAAATATGCTTATTTCTGACATTCTGCAAATTTTTCCTGCGAGTGttttttgcaaaattttctAACATTCTCCTGTAGATTTTGTGTTTTTCATGTGAATTAAAAATCTGTAGGAAGAATCACAAGGAACATTGAATTATTTCTGACATTCTCCTGTAGAATAATGTACTCTTGAAGGATATCCAATGGACAtaggaatatctataaaaaatgACTTTCCTGCATACTTTTAGAAAAAAATCTATAGAAATATTTGAAAGAAAATAGCATAAATTTAAGTAATGAGAGGAGTGTGCATATTTTTCAAGTCCATTACATTGGAAAGGAGAttagtaaaaagaaaaaaaaacattatttttaggataaaagaataatt
This window harbors:
- the LOC130713241 gene encoding uncharacterized protein LOC130713241, coding for MNPTLVAVVTYKGDLGWCKVGDTTWKGYHTSDKFYSNVVFHDNKLYAVERGGLKVNMFKYDQGVLVQVGSVESTNPIEHIPDFSRPIRSYCLIVYLVECGGKVYVVKRFSDDTKFHTPTINFIIFAVEEICSMPRLVKVENLNDHVLFVANLNIECIDVKYCSKFQRDSIYFTCNSESSFTTEVGLFLDDSWNLAELEEILQEAKQRWLRSAEICKILCNYQRFELTSAPPVRPPAGSVFLFDRKALRYFRKDGHRWRKKKDGKTIREAHEKLKAGSVDVLHCYYAHGEDNENFQRRSYWMLDEQLEHIVLVHYRKVKEGCKSGITKLPVVPVTLVGSSRSGSAPFSNKISSPTCVVQTSLTPTANKDDLNGQASEYEEDNSLNGPHAQPISNPMPHSAPQLADEATGLLRNPIMSSWTSSLPNFSHGNGLSPLGLIQNSGLNTVCIHDKQLHVEGSIDGPEVDFTVLKLGNSRLDAVCKMQDHMISKDRLITDVYIQPVTGASKTVNQVYLEYRESYSPEYEAESLNILFTLDSLGPCLSQEQLFSIHDFSPDWAYAGVRTKVYDLGLFHSCIITFLFTLQRNEIILYMQHVSLAFRYFKFLFHLYCKCICLMSCRWNVHPCSVLCSLPFREETVIVLVKLGAAPGAVQDPTSAFPRGHTAADLASSRGHKGIAGYLAEADLKSQLSILSTVNENEMYNIVTTTEADNAFETAEGDSPNMTMDEQHCMKESLVALRKSAHAAASIQAAFRARSFCQRQLAKSSSDNSEAVLDLVADSLNKVQNMGHFEDYLHFAALRIQKRYHGWKGRKDFLKIRNRIIKIQAHIRGHQVRKQYKKVVWSVSIVEKAILRWRRKGAGLRGFRIGQPFGIVGKDAEKSDEYDFLSIGRRQKSDDVKKALDRVKSMVRSPEARDQYMRLIMKYQNSKVDDGGSSPSQHVDRV